The window GGGCTGCGAGATTCTCCTTGACACCAGCCAGACGTTTGTAAGACAAGGTAACTCCTGCCTTCAGATCCGCTCCCGGCGAAGAAACCTCTGATTCCACAGAAAGACAGGAGTTCCTGTCCCTCCTCACCTGTCTGACAGCTTGATctcacattttcagctctgaatTGGGGGAAATactcagttaaaaaaaaaaaagactcatcACTCTCTGGGGAACAACATGTACATCCTCGTGAGAAGAGTCTTTAATTTCCAAGTATAATTAGACTGTTCTGAGGCAAACTGATGATGAATCTGGGACTGTAAATGTCACACGTCCCCAACAGGCTTTGATGGATGAGAAAAGGGAAAATAGAAATGGTAGATTATTTAATCTTGCGTATCTCAAGTGACGGGTATGTGTATTCATATGTAGAAGAAGACAAGCAGTTGATATCAattcttttccttcctcttgcccctttttttccaaatcctTATCCCCCTGTTCTTGACTCTTTTCCATTTATACAtgtatctctccctctctcttcctcccttttcCTTCTATTTGCACACACTCTTTTATTCCCACATATAGGGTCTCTCATCCAGGTGCCGATGAGCGAGAAGGGCAAGATCACCCGTGGGCGACTGGGCTCTCTGTCTCTgaagaaggagggggagaggcAGTGCTTTCTCTTCTCCAAGCATTTAATCATCTGCACCAGGGGTTCTGGGGGAAAGCTTCATCTCACCAAGGTGGGCCTGCGCTGCTGAGCTAGCAGTGGAGCTACTCCTTATTTCAAACATCACAATCTTACGGCACCGCAAAGCCCTGAATCTCGGAGCTAAATTGAACGGATTAACTGACAGCAGATGAAAGCTACAGGGTTAGCAATGCCATGGCTTTTATCAGTGGCAATGACCACTAGAgctacacacactcatacaagcttgcacgcacacagacacacacacacacacacacacacgcacacacacacacaggctcattGTACATGTTTGAAAGCAGCTGCTTGATGTCACTTTGATTTGTGTAATGGCGTGGTGGTGTATTATTACTCCACATTATTCAACATTACAGAGGCTGATTGATGTTTGGGGGTCTAAAATGAGGCCAAAAAGCTTTCAACTGAAGCCtgtaaatatagtaaaaaatgcagttttactgtaatatgttttaaaaatgtaatatttcacacTGATAATTTAATTCAatccaaaatattttattcGTCCCTCAGGGGGCAGTTTGAGTCAGGTTTGCAAAcgcaaaaagacacaaacaattcattcatacacataaatgaatctaaaaataccaaaaaaaatgaaatgtgcaaagattaaaaaacaaacaaactgaaagacacAAGGATTGGGAACTGGCCAATCCGTAGCTGCTAACAGTTTCCAATGTTACAAAGAAACTTCATGTCAAAAGTGCAAATAATTCTCATGgtctcttccttcttctttttgtttgttttacatacagaCAATCTAAAACTTTTACTGATGGCATTGGCATAAAGGGGTAGTTTGACACAACTGATTACCTTAGCTTAACATTAGcagaaagactggaaacagtgaaacagctagcctggctccaAAAGTAAAAAGTCTGCCTACCAGCACTTCTAATGGGCAAAAAAACAATAGGTTTTATAGGTagttatgtgccagactatttcttgacCAGCACATAACCCCCTGGAAAACAGCAGTAATTTtgacactttggtttttgtatagCTTAAACAAAAGACATATAAAGTGTTGGTGAGCTTTAGAcatgctggtaggtggattttggtacctttggacagagccaaggtCGCTGTTTCTCCCTGTTACCAGTCTTTCcactaaactaagctaagctaagctaaccagcctCTTGCTCTAGTTACATATTTACCGTACAAACATGagtgtggtatcaatcttctcatctaactctcaacaagaaagcaaacatttctcaaaatgATCACTGAATCACTGATAATCGTATATGCCTTTTTAAGGACATCAGTATTAAGCTGTGCAAAGGGTGTCTGTGTTTTGCCAAAAATTGTAGAACCAGGGTTAATCACACCTTGCAATGGGTTCTTGTCCTTTTGACAACAGAATCTAAACCagtaaataaaggaaaaagtTAAAATGCTTTTAATAAGCAAGACATTCTCCTTCAAAGGAGTTTACAGTCATTTACGTAGGCAGTGGAGACCCTGTTTAGCGTTAGTTCATGACCTTGTGCATGTCGTGTAAGTGTTTGCTAGGTTATGCAATGTTACAGTATGTCACATGAGACTGGTGTGAAGAAACTAAATGTATATTGTATGTTGTTTGCAGAATGGAGTAGTCTCCCTTATAGACTGCACTCTTATGGAGGACCCTGAGGGGACAGATgatgagtgtgagtgttttaTTCATACAGTATAGCAGCGTACAGAAATATGCATTATATGTACCATGTGTGATGTTGTATATAATTTATGCCTACTAGACTGTGCCATAATTTATAAATATtgtataattaatatttttgaacAAATTAAGGTATTGTTTTCCAAATGCTATGGACCAATAGAAAGTAATATGGACGCTAAGTAACTGATactaccaaaaaaaaagcatttttgtaatttacaatgacaaaaaaagacagctTTATAGATTTACAGCtacctttttctttcatttttttagaCATGGTATGAGCACTGAAGTGAACTTTTTTCTTtagtgaatgtgtgaatgaatTTATAGAGAAAATGACATACAGTTATATCTTTGTGTTTGCCTCTTAGCCAAATCAGACAAGAGTGGGCAGGACATGGAGCACCTGGACTTCAAGATTGTCGTTGAGCCAAAAGACAGCCAGTCATTCACAGTCATCCTTGTGGCCTCCTCGAGGCAGGAGAAGTCTGCATGGACCAGTGACATCAGCCAGGCACGTCAACACAAATCACAGTCTCAGACTGTCAGACGAGAAGCCGAGGATGTCGGCAGAAAGCCTGAACATTACAGACCTCACTAACAtttcctctgtcctctctgtttaCTTCTGTTGGATCTATCCTACAGTGCATAGACAACATTCGCTGCAATGGGCTGATGATGAATGCCTTTGAAGACAACTCCAAGGTCACAGTACCACAGATGATCAAGTAAGCCTTATTTTTATATATGCAACTATAtatccttcttttcttcttctctttttctgccaTATaagttagtcttttttttgtgaGCAGGTCAGACTCAAGCCTGTACTGTGATGATGTGGACATCCGCTTCAGTAAGATGATGAACTCCTGCAAGGTGCTGCAGATCCGCTACGCCAGCGTTGAGCGCCTGCTGGAGAGACTGACTGACCTCCGTTTCCTCTCCATCGACTTCCTCAACACTTTCCTGCACTCCTATCGCGTGTTCACCACCGCTGATGTGGTGCTAGACAAACTCATCACCATCTACAAGAAGCCCATCAGTGCCATCCCTGCACGGTGAGTCACATCAATTAGGACAGGCCAGACTTGAATGGTGCAGGGTTGTTGACAGCATTTACAATAGATAAACAAATcgtatttgaaatgtttggcaTCCTTCCAGATCTTGCCATGCTGCATAAAGATGAGATTGATTTATCATGATGTGAAGCTAAGTCATCCTCTGATCAATGCAAGGCATGTGCAGGAGCCAACATTTAGGTTAAAATGCAGCcatatgaattatttatttctgatgtgatagatagatagatagatagatagatagatagatagatagatagatagatagattatctCATCTTGGCCTTTGGGATTACACATTTTTAAGAGAAAGGTAGTTGGATTTTGAAAGATGGGGGTATTTACCAGGTAGGGCATGTGTAACAAAAATACgctatcaagttgcattatgggaaatgtaggatccagtgtttttggagttgGCAGGCATGCCAGGGACTATAaatcaggatatctcagcctctgctgcatcaTTGACCATCGACCATTCCCAGTTTGTTTCTTGCAAGTCCCCCATCTTTATGAAAATATCATACTTAATTactggagtacccctttaaaaaTTCAGAATTATTATTCTTATAGTGTTGACAACTAATATgacaatactgtatgtatttatagtCATGTCAATAAAGCAAACTggaattttatattttatatacaatTTGATATACAATGGATGAAAGGTGGATGAAACATTGAGGAGGTGTTCAGGgttatttgttattgtttgttaCATGTGTCATCAGCAGTATTTAGGTCTGTAAGACTGAgaatgaaatgagtgattttagaGGCACTGTGTGTGAATTCGAGGAGTTTGTTTGGTTGGTTAAAGTGAGCGCAGAGAAGCAGCAGATGGAGCAGCAGAAGAGGACAGGCTCTATGATGCTTCTGTATCATTCTgcacgtgagtgtgtgtgtgtgtgtgtgtgtgtgtgtgtgtgtgtgcatttaagtgtgtgttcagtggtcGAAGGCAGTAATTGGGTCCGGTCTCTCCTGTCTGCCTGGGAGTGTCTCAACTGGGCTCTGTCGCTCTATGGCAACCAACCTCCGTGCTGCAGgaccccaccctcccctccctccctctctccttgtctGCAAAAGATCCATAGTGTGAAATATTGACGGAGTGTTGCAGTGGGGCTAACTCAGCTCTCCACAGGCCAGGAGCAAGGGGTCCCACTGTGGGGTTCAGATCAGGGGGAGCTCCCCATGCCCACGCCCTGCAGCATGCTCTCCTGTGGCGCTTGTCATGTCACTGTGAGACACCCACACTTGGCTGCTTGTGTCAGCAGTGGCCATGCACACTATCACTCGCTGTGCTATTTATGGGAACCCGTGAGGTCGCCAGGAGGGTGGCGGGGAGTGGGAGAGGTTTTCTgcaacactgcagcctgtatcCTGCTTTAAAACGGCAAGACGGGGCTGCAAAGAGGCTTCTGGTTGCTGGGCTGACTTGGTTTGCATAAATCTTTTAGGAGGTGTTGTGTATTTAGCTAAGTTCTTAAAACATAGAGCATACTTACCAAATATCAAAGAAACATATTCATATGTACTAAACTCAAATGCATATATCCTCCCTTGATGCAGGTCCCTGGAGTTATTCTTTGCCAGCAGTCAGAACAGTAAACTCCTGTATGGAGAGCCACCCAGCTCGCCCAGGGCCAGCCGAAAgttctcctcccctcctcctctggctATCGCCAAGAACTCATCCCCAAACCGCCGGCGCAAGCTCTCCCTCAACATCCCCATCATCACTGGGGGCAAAGCTCTTGACCTGGCTGCCCTCAGCTGCTCCTCAAATGGCTATGCAAGCATGTACTCCTCCATGTCCCCATTCAGCAAGACCACCTTAGACATCAACAAACTGTACGTGTCCAGCCCTATCGCGAGCAAAATACCAGACGAGGGAGAAGACAAGAAGGACAAGGCGGAGGATACTTCAGCGTGCAAACAAGGTGGGTCAGCTAGAGCCAATTCCAGGCAAATTATCCCAATTTTGACTCAGAGTAGTGATGTGTTGATCAACCTGTGTGCTTTTGTTATGATGCAGATTTGTCAGTACGAGAAGAAAGTGACAATGATCAGAACCAAAGCGATGATGCAGATCCAGAAGCCTCTCCTACAAAGTCACCAACCACCCCAAAAAACGTCAAATGCAAAAACTCCTCAGGTACATTGTGTCCTATGCAGTGTAGTGATATAATTACAACTCAATAATCTGATATCTAAGCTTGGAAATTGTACACTGACATGCCACCTGTATCCAATTCCCTCACCAGTGTCACATTTATCACTGAGCCGTCTTTGTTTGATCACAGAAATAGattataaaaagaaacaatgcTTATATTCTTAATTTAAGATAGGGCATATGTTACTGCCGGAAGGTCGTggaattattgtttttaaaggaaattaaagCTCTCACTTAGTGATAGGTTGCAGTGATCAGTTTGTTAATATTTATCatgcaaaaccaaaaaaaagacaggCCACTGTGTAAAGCataattaacataaaatataaattggTCCATGGTTATGAACATGTGGGGAAAGCCAATGCTTGGCTTGAGTAGGTGTTAGGGAAACTTGTGTCATAGCAACTACATCAAGAGCGTGTTTTCCCTTCCGCCCCCAGTAATGAGGCTGTTTCACTGGAGCCAAGATTATCTGTGCCCTCTAAATCTCAAgacaaaatcacacaaaagGTTTTAAAAGCAAAGTCGTCTCAAGAATGAACTGAATTAAGTGAAATTTGTGAAGCAGAGAGTGTCTCACATGGTGCAGGATTTCTTGCTGCTTATGGTCTGTCTATGTTCTCGGGATTTAAACATAGCAGACTGCAGAGAATCTGTTGATTCCTCTGTTATGCTGATATTTGGTGGCTATATTTAGCTGCAACCATCTTGAATATCAAAGCCTCTTGTAAAGGAAAGTCTGGAGGGAAAGAGTTGTGTGGGCCTGTAGGGCCCCCTAGTGGAGGCTTGAGTAAAGACAAGCAGGCCATTCTGCAGTATATACAGTTCAGTagtataaattatattttaagaacaaattttgtatgttttgtgtcATACGTATTTGTGAAAATATGTAACATGGTAATAACTCTCCTCAAACTGCCCACACAGAGTTCTCCTTGTTTTCCTACAACAATGGCATGGTGATGTCTTCATGTCGAGAGCTGGACAACAACCGCAGTGCCCTGTCTGCTGCCTCTGCCTTTGCTATTGCTACAGCTGGAGCCAATGAAGGCACCCCTACCAAGGAAAAATATCGAAGGATGTCCCTCGCCAGCACAGGTACACGCCTATCTGGTATCACAAAGTCCAACTGTAGCTATTTGTTAACATAACCAGGCTGCCAAGAATTGCAAACTGCATCACATCAAGCACAGACTCTATTGTGTTTCAGTGCCAAAGCAGTATGTATCATTATGATGAGAACTGCATGTCAGAAGTcaactgaaatattttctgcAGGTTTCCCAACTGATCAGAGAAATGGAGACAAAGAGTTTGTGATCAGACGAGCAGCGACCAACAGAGTTCTAAATGTCCTGAGGCACTGGGTGTCCAAACACTCTCCGGTAAAACACCTCGACACAGTTCAGAGTACATTTATAGTCCCAGTCCATAACTGCAGTATGGTTTtgtttacatattcatataCTGATGAATTGCCTCTTTTCAAATACATTCTGGAAGTAACAGCAAGACATTCATTTTACACTTACGTTtgcaaaatgttaatgttttttttacttgaaagCTTAATTTCCATCTTACATCAAGTTTAAAAGcatcatgttaaataaaacaaaacaaatgaagtaacaaatataattaatcattaaaaaattCAACAGGTTTTATTAAGCCATCtgtatgtgtttctattaatatCCTTCCAGGACTTTGAGAGTaataatgagctgaaaacaAAGGTTATTGCCTTCCTGGAGGAAGTGATGCATGACCCCGAGCTGTTGACCCAGGAGAGGAAAGCAGCAGCTAATATCATCAGGTACTGACTAGGATTTACTATGTAAACCCACATCCTCAGTGCATATGACACAATTTGttacaatttgttgttttgaacGTCTCTTTCCCTGTTTGTCAGGACTCTAACTCAGGAAGATCATGGTGACAATCAGATCACCCTTGAAGAAGTGACACAACTGGTGAGTGAAGTCTGTAGCTGCTATGTTTAGTGTGGAGCTGCAGGAAGTAAATCATAatagaaatatacaaatatatacaccTTAATACCAGTCAGCCAGAAGCACAATGTGGGGCTGTGACAGAGAGGAGCATCTGGAGCATAAGTACATTAAGAGCAGGAGCAGATTTACACTATTTAAGTAAAATTCTGATGTCTCGTTTGCACATTTCTCCACCAcaagaaagtgaaaaatcaAAATCAGTGAACCACTGCCTCAGCTACAAAAAACTGCATGTACCAATGCATCAAATATTTTTGCCTGTCGTTCTTTTTGCTTAAGGAGAAAATGATCACAGACTGacctgttttttaaatattaaaagtattCTTATGCCATTTACCAACATCAAGTTGATTTCATTTCCAGTAGTTAAGCctagtttctgtcattttgtgctTATTTGCCTGCTGCAGATTTGATAGTCTCAGTTTCTGTCCTTTAGGTGGGTGCAGGAAAGGCCGAGCCCTTCGAGAACCACTCCGCCTTGGAGATCGCAGAGCAGCTCACCTTGCTGGACCACCTGGTGTTTAAGGTCATCCCATATGAGTGAGTGCCATCATATCTCAACTGTACATGTCGTCAGAAGGAAAACACATAGAAATGCAGAGATACCTTTTTAATCATCTTGATCTGTTAACTTTACAGGGAATTCTTTGGACAAGGCTGGATGAAGAATGACAAAAATGAGAAGACGCCATATATCATGAGAACAACAAAGCACTTCAATGATGTATGCTCCAATCAATACGCCTCTTCTCATCGCCTGtaacttttattgattttctaaCATAATATTGAGTGTAAACCCCacgtttctctctctttcctctgcaAGATAAGCAACCTCATCGCCACAGAGATCCTGCGCTGTGATGATGTGGTCACTCGAGTAGTGGTCATTGAGAAATGGGTGGCTGTGGCTGACATCTGCCGCTGTCTCCATAACTACAACGCCGTGCTTGAGATCACCTCTTCCCTCAACCGCAGCTCGGTCTTCCGCCTCAAAAAGACCTGGCTCAAGGTTTCCAAGCAGGTGCCTATATCTCCCtgtgcattgtttgttttgtttttttcctcttgaagTATCGTTGGGTATTATCATTAAATAACCTTTTTCTTCCAGACGAAGGCATTGATTGACAAGCTGCAGAAGCTGGTC is drawn from Thunnus thynnus chromosome 5, fThuThy2.1, whole genome shotgun sequence and contains these coding sequences:
- the rasgrf1 gene encoding ras-specific guanine nucleotide-releasing factor 1, giving the protein MQKGIRLNDGHVTYLGLLAKKDGTRRGCLSKKSSDNTKWHTKWFALLQNMLFYFENESSSRPSGLYLLEGCICDRAPSPKPSLSAKECLEKQYYFTVSFTHENQKALELRTEDVKDCDEWVAAISHASYRNLANEHETLMQKYLHLLQIVETEKTVAKQLRQQIEDGEIEIERLKSEIAGLLKDNEKIHASPAAAPTDDDSEIKKIKKVQSFLRGWICRRKWKTIIQDYIRSPHAESMRKRNQVVFSMLDSEAEYVQQLHILVNNFLRPLRMAASSKKPPITHDDVSSIFLNSETIMFLHQIFYQGLKARIASWPTLVLADLFDILLPMLNIYQEFVRNHQYSLQILAHCKQNRDFDKLLKQYEAKPDCEERTLETFLTYPMFQIPRYILTLHELLAHTPHEHVERNSLDYAKSKLEELSRIMHDEVSETENIRKNLAIERMIVEGCEILLDTSQTFVRQGSLIQVPMSEKGKITRGRLGSLSLKKEGERQCFLFSKHLIICTRGSGGKLHLTKNGVVSLIDCTLMEDPEGTDDESKSDKSGQDMEHLDFKIVVEPKDSQSFTVILVASSRQEKSAWTSDISQCIDNIRCNGLMMNAFEDNSKVTVPQMIKSDSSLYCDDVDIRFSKMMNSCKVLQIRYASVERLLERLTDLRFLSIDFLNTFLHSYRVFTTADVVLDKLITIYKKPISAIPARSLELFFASSQNSKLLYGEPPSSPRASRKFSSPPPLAIAKNSSPNRRRKLSLNIPIITGGKALDLAALSCSSNGYASMYSSMSPFSKTTLDINKLYVSSPIASKIPDEGEDKKDKAEDTSACKQDLSVREESDNDQNQSDDADPEASPTKSPTTPKNVKCKNSSEFSLFSYNNGMVMSSCRELDNNRSALSAASAFAIATAGANEGTPTKEKYRRMSLASTGFPTDQRNGDKEFVIRRAATNRVLNVLRHWVSKHSPDFESNNELKTKVIAFLEEVMHDPELLTQERKAAANIIRTLTQEDHGDNQITLEEVTQLVGAGKAEPFENHSALEIAEQLTLLDHLVFKVIPYEEFFGQGWMKNDKNEKTPYIMRTTKHFNDISNLIATEILRCDDVVTRVVVIEKWVAVADICRCLHNYNAVLEITSSLNRSSVFRLKKTWLKVSKQTKALIDKLQKLVSSEGRFKNLREALKNCDPPCVPYLGMYLTDLAFIEEGTPNYTEDNLVNFSKMRMISHIIREIRQFQQTAYKLDLQPKVAQYLMDGSSVLDEESMYEASLRIEPKVPN